GTTCTCTCTTCTCTAGGCACATTTTCTAGTTCTTTTAAAAGTTTAATATTGTTTTTTTCCGATGTTGCATCTTCTCCTGAATATCTTGCAGAATAAACCCCTGGTCTACCCTCAAGCTTATCTGCAAATAGCCCTGTATCATCTGCTATAACTATTCCATCAACATGTTTTGATATTTCCATTGCCTTTTTAATAGCATTTTCTTCTAGTGTCTCTTTATCTTCTTCTACCTCTAAATCCTTTAATCCTATTTCATCTTTAGAAATAATATTAATCTTCATACCACCAAGTATGTCTTTTATTTCTTTTATCTTATTCTCATTTCCACTAGAAAGTATTAAATTTTTTTTACTCATCTTTATTTCCACCTTTTTCTGATAGTTCATCTTTACTTTTTCCTATAAGTTTAGCTATTTCTCCAAGTGCTTCTTTTTGTTTTTCTATAAGTTCACTATTTCCTTTTTGTCCAAGTCTAATTAATTCATTTAGATCATCTAAACTAAAAGGTGACTCTTCTCCTGTTCCTTGTATTTCAACAAATTCTTTCTTATCAGTCATTATAATGTTCATATCTACTTTTGCATTTGAATCTTCTTCATAACATAAATCTAATATCCTATTTCCTTTAACTATTCCTACACTAACCGCTGATAAATAGTTTCTTACTGGTATATATGAAATTAAATTTTGTGAATATAAGTTATGTAAAGCATCTACCAACGCAATAAAAGCACCTGTTATAGAAGCTGTTCTAGTTCCTCCATCAGCTTGTATAACATCACAGTCTATCCATATAGTTCTTTCTCCCAAATCTTCAAGATTAATAACTGATCTTAAAGCCCTACCTA
The Gottschalkia purinilytica DNA segment above includes these coding regions:
- the rdgB gene encoding RdgB/HAM1 family non-canonical purine NTP pyrophosphatase, with translation MSKKNLILSSGNENKIKEIKDILGGMKINIISKDEIGLKDLEVEEDKETLEENAIKKAMEISKHVDGIVIADDTGLFADKLEGRPGVYSARYSGEDATSEKNNIKLLKELENVPREERTAQFRTAIAIVLEDKSVKIVVGECKGIIEFSPRGKNGFGYDPLFTPDGYTKTFGELELEVKNKISHRANALQKLRNELESILKDDVMCE
- the rph gene encoding ribonuclease PH; amino-acid sequence: MRIDKRSFDQLRSVKITRNYLKHPHGSVLIEMGETKVICTAMVDDRVPPFIKGTGNGWVTAEYSMLPGATATRKIRESSRGKVDGRTQEIQRLIGRALRSVINLEDLGERTIWIDCDVIQADGGTRTASITGAFIALVDALHNLYSQNLISYIPVRNYLSAVSVGIVKGNRILDLCYEEDSNAKVDMNIIMTDKKEFVEIQGTGEESPFSLDDLNELIRLGQKGNSELIEKQKEALGEIAKLIGKSKDELSEKGGNKDE